One genomic segment of candidate division WOR-3 bacterium includes these proteins:
- a CDS encoding HAMP domain-containing histidine kinase — protein MLCDGGPVIRLGRELTTSSVEVIAAALSRGVLAEARSHDCLMVDMSEVRWAYPTGIVGVLALLRYMTATLGWTTSAHFGKATVQLPARRNKNSFPAGYLNSIGFINHCERLFVDTNKTQIPFLGESRDCFAPRLYLDLRRVESGATAHPKTRDDFLAEVNAEVLSRFRRWLAEKAVLARNEPKAVIGAASALQELVTNVFDHSTTGGYAYAQQGVRSRRRYLAVVVADTGPGIHKSIQILAETLNKPEISDGEAIRLAGEKFATSKPRRIGGGRYGGGIGLSILQEVADETEGVLNVRSGNAAAHYRAGHMSIIEKGLAEYPGTYVSLYIPILNEGGAPNVDGE, from the coding sequence GTGCTCTGTGACGGCGGTCCGGTCATACGGCTCGGCCGTGAACTCACAACGTCGTCCGTGGAGGTAATAGCAGCGGCGCTGTCGCGCGGCGTCTTGGCCGAGGCAAGGTCCCACGACTGCCTCATGGTTGACATGTCTGAAGTCCGATGGGCGTACCCGACCGGGATTGTCGGAGTCTTGGCCCTGCTACGGTACATGACAGCGACACTTGGATGGACCACTTCCGCACATTTCGGGAAGGCGACTGTTCAGCTACCTGCTCGGCGCAACAAGAACTCGTTTCCAGCCGGATATCTTAACAGCATTGGGTTCATCAATCACTGCGAGCGGTTGTTCGTGGACACCAACAAGACTCAGATTCCCTTTCTAGGAGAAAGTAGAGACTGCTTCGCGCCGCGTCTGTACTTGGACCTCCGACGGGTCGAATCCGGAGCCACGGCCCACCCGAAAACTAGGGATGATTTTCTGGCCGAGGTCAACGCCGAGGTGCTGTCGAGGTTCCGCAGATGGCTGGCGGAGAAAGCTGTGCTGGCTAGAAATGAGCCGAAGGCCGTCATCGGCGCGGCGTCGGCACTGCAGGAGCTAGTGACCAACGTCTTCGACCATTCAACCACTGGCGGGTACGCCTATGCGCAGCAAGGCGTTCGCAGCAGGCGAAGGTACTTGGCCGTTGTGGTGGCGGACACCGGGCCGGGGATTCACAAGAGCATTCAGATTCTGGCCGAGACTCTGAACAAGCCCGAAATCAGTGACGGCGAGGCAATCCGTTTGGCTGGCGAGAAGTTCGCCACGTCGAAGCCGCGCAGGATAGGCGGCGGCCGTTACGGCGGCGGCATTGGGCTGAGCATCCTTCAGGAGGTAGCGGACGAGACCGAGGGTGTCTTGAACGTCCGCTCTGGGAACGCGGCCGCGCACTATCGAGCGGGCCACATGTCTATCATCGAGAAGGGGTTGGCTGAGTACCCCGGCACCTATGTCAGCCTGTATATTCCTATCTTGAACGAAGGAGGAGCGCCGAATGTCGACGGGGAGTAA
- a CDS encoding HPr family phosphocarrier protein, whose amino-acid sequence MIKAALDVKSWNPREAVAFGVRARRFASKIALSAGETRIDGKDAVEVLYLKPQLGRVIVLEVSGEDEQAAFDALLGGLSAVVGTAGSMGGRLRVHVVEPAESGLEVRSRRPKARATLGDFWLRLLQAWRVIPSLKPEYTRPAPVMRLGPSGRRERPRDPLGDIMRRVGVPSPQHGAYREFARELGRALACSDDDREVKHAVAAVLAWAESRGLSSDLLESIAVETVVRLKANALP is encoded by the coding sequence ATGATTAAGGCGGCGTTGGACGTCAAGAGCTGGAATCCGAGAGAGGCGGTCGCGTTCGGGGTTCGCGCCCGCCGGTTTGCGTCCAAGATCGCCCTGTCCGCGGGAGAGACCAGGATAGATGGCAAAGACGCCGTTGAAGTGCTATACCTGAAGCCCCAACTTGGCCGGGTGATAGTGCTTGAGGTGTCGGGTGAGGATGAGCAAGCGGCTTTCGACGCACTCTTGGGAGGATTGTCCGCGGTAGTGGGGACGGCCGGTAGCATGGGAGGGAGACTGCGAGTGCACGTGGTTGAGCCAGCCGAGTCGGGACTCGAGGTCAGGAGCCGGAGGCCGAAGGCCAGAGCAACGCTAGGCGACTTCTGGCTGCGGCTGCTGCAGGCGTGGCGGGTGATTCCGTCTCTGAAACCGGAGTACACGAGACCCGCGCCGGTGATGAGGCTCGGGCCTTCGGGCCGACGTGAGAGGCCGCGCGACCCGCTTGGCGATATCATGCGCCGAGTCGGAGTTCCCTCACCGCAGCATGGTGCATATCGGGAGTTCGCACGCGAGCTCGGGCGGGCCCTGGCGTGTTCGGACGACGACCGCGAAGTGAAGCACGCCGTCGCCGCAGTGCTGGCTTGGGCCGAGTCGCGCGGGCTCTCGAGCGACTTGCTTGAGAGCATCGCGGTGGAAACAGTTGTCCGGCTGAAGGCGAACGCCCTTCCGTGA
- a CDS encoding sigma-70 family RNA polymerase sigma factor, giving the protein MEENDAGKPRGPCKPEDPDRDIVADILVGEEAFEALVKKYEGALVCIAFESTHNREEAQDAVQVALDRAFRKIRQFKGQSMFTTWLIAILKHELIHRWKKRTRVENVEKSLDETPDDHLVPLASDPPTLEQVHDEHKEFAEIAADIVLRLPQQESRVCSLALLADMTEQDAADALGVKVTAVRTALMRGKKKLQEMCRDRGCHD; this is encoded by the coding sequence ATGGAAGAGAATGACGCCGGCAAGCCACGCGGGCCGTGCAAACCTGAGGACCCCGACAGGGACATCGTCGCCGACATTCTCGTCGGCGAGGAGGCCTTTGAGGCCTTGGTCAAGAAGTACGAAGGAGCGCTCGTCTGCATCGCGTTTGAGAGCACACACAACCGCGAGGAAGCTCAGGATGCGGTCCAGGTCGCACTTGACCGCGCATTCCGGAAGATCCGGCAGTTCAAGGGGCAGTCCATGTTCACAACCTGGCTGATCGCGATACTCAAGCATGAGTTGATTCACCGCTGGAAGAAGCGTACCAGAGTGGAGAATGTAGAGAAGAGCCTCGACGAAACGCCCGACGACCACCTAGTTCCTTTGGCCAGCGACCCGCCAACGCTCGAGCAGGTACACGATGAACACAAGGAGTTCGCTGAGATCGCGGCGGACATTGTTCTACGCCTGCCGCAACAGGAGTCGCGTGTGTGCAGTCTCGCGCTGCTCGCCGACATGACGGAGCAGGATGCGGCGGATGCGCTAGGCGTGAAAGTGACCGCGGTCAGAACGGCCCTCATGCGCGGTAAGAAGAAGCTGCAGGAGATGTGCAGGGATCGAGGTTGCCATGATTAA